One genomic segment of Myxococcales bacterium includes these proteins:
- a CDS encoding YbjN domain-containing protein produces MSVSSTALYADRASGKVFPDARAMVNAYLERYTERSGRTAEPLDESGYTQVRRGSAAVGVNVLDDHGVLLMLAPIMEVPQGGREKFYRRLLELSFIATSDASFAIDGQKDEVYVRALRRLSGLDYEEFEDLLDTVGKVADEWDDALRKEF; encoded by the coding sequence ATGTCGGTCTCGTCCACAGCTCTCTACGCCGATCGCGCTTCGGGCAAAGTCTTCCCCGATGCGCGGGCGATGGTCAACGCTTACCTGGAACGTTACACGGAGCGCTCGGGGCGCACCGCTGAGCCGCTCGACGAGTCGGGCTACACGCAGGTAAGACGCGGCTCCGCCGCGGTTGGCGTCAATGTGCTCGACGATCACGGGGTGCTCTTGATGTTGGCCCCCATCATGGAGGTACCGCAGGGGGGACGCGAGAAGTTCTACCGGCGCCTCCTCGAGCTCTCGTTCATCGCTACGAGCGACGCCTCCTTCGCCATCGACGGGCAGAAGGACGAGGTCTACGTCCGCGCCCTCCGCCGGCTCTCGGGGCTCGATTACGAGGAGTTTGAAGATCTGCTCGATACCGTGGGCAAGGTCGCCGACGAATGGGACGACGCGCTTCGCAAGGAATTTTAG
- the nusB gene encoding transcription antitermination factor NusB: MGARRSGREAALQMLFAMEASGHDADHVIAAFWRNFDGDPEGRAYADTLVRGISESLTEIDPLVRGASTNWRLERMSRVDRNLLRLGAFELTKRPDVPRAVVLDEAVEMAKSFGSDESSVFVNGVLARIADDLGRDNADKSAGG, from the coding sequence ATGGGAGCCAGGCGCTCGGGGCGCGAGGCCGCGCTGCAAATGCTCTTCGCGATGGAGGCGTCGGGACACGACGCCGATCACGTCATCGCGGCCTTCTGGCGCAACTTCGACGGCGATCCGGAAGGGCGCGCGTACGCCGACACGCTGGTGCGCGGCATCTCCGAGAGTCTGACAGAGATCGATCCCTTGGTGCGCGGCGCATCCACGAACTGGCGACTCGAGCGCATGTCGCGCGTCGACCGCAACCTGCTCCGCCTCGGCGCCTTCGAGCTGACCAAGCGTCCCGACGTTCCCCGCGCCGTCGTCCTCGACGAAGCCGTCGAGATGGCGAAGTCTTTCGGCAGCGACGAGTCGAGCGTCTTCGTCAACGGGGTCCTCGCGCGTATCGCCGACGATCTCGGCCGCGACAACGCCGACAAGTCCGCCGGCGGCTGA
- a CDS encoding PEGA domain-containing protein produces MNLNHRRRAAVSALALLLATTPAGTAFGQQPDDATTKEARARFQEGVGRFDKGQYEAARAAFLQAYALRKHPAVLLNLAQSSLRSNRPLEAAKYFQQYLREATTATPAQRADAERGLAEARTKLGRLEVSAPPGSEISVDGNVVGAAPLSEPVDVEAGNHTVKARLTDGSSETKSVSARAGEKLPVQLTHTKDPAVAPVPVPATAPSPAPAPAPTPAPAPVAEERPAGGTFEVQPNKKSFRPKTMVPVYIGAGVAVAGAATAVAFYVFKQDALDSAKRTANLIQNPPTPPAGNSQTCNAANPGRFAAACKALQDDIDRSNTDNTIANVGVGVGIAGAALALGWLFFGPKKDVEPQVGTWRLPLVTPMLGDARGVSAQAAF; encoded by the coding sequence GTGAACTTGAACCATCGACGCCGCGCCGCGGTGAGCGCCTTAGCTCTCTTGCTTGCCACGACCCCCGCGGGGACCGCCTTCGGACAACAGCCCGACGACGCGACCACCAAGGAAGCGAGAGCTCGCTTCCAGGAAGGCGTGGGCCGGTTCGACAAGGGACAATACGAGGCCGCCCGCGCGGCCTTCCTCCAGGCGTATGCGCTCCGCAAGCATCCGGCCGTGCTCTTGAACCTGGCGCAAAGCTCGCTCCGTTCGAATCGACCGCTCGAGGCGGCCAAGTACTTCCAGCAGTACTTGCGTGAGGCCACGACGGCGACGCCTGCGCAAAGGGCCGACGCAGAGCGCGGCCTCGCCGAGGCTCGCACCAAGCTCGGACGCCTCGAGGTCTCCGCGCCGCCCGGTTCCGAGATTAGCGTCGATGGCAACGTTGTTGGCGCGGCTCCGCTCTCGGAGCCCGTCGACGTCGAAGCCGGCAATCACACCGTGAAGGCCCGCCTCACCGACGGAAGCAGCGAGACCAAGAGCGTCTCTGCCCGCGCCGGCGAGAAGCTGCCCGTGCAGCTCACGCACACCAAGGACCCCGCCGTGGCGCCCGTTCCGGTGCCCGCGACGGCGCCCAGCCCAGCGCCAGCGCCCGCCCCAACGCCGGCGCCGGCCCCCGTTGCCGAGGAGCGACCCGCCGGTGGCACCTTCGAGGTGCAGCCGAACAAGAAGAGCTTCCGCCCCAAGACCATGGTGCCGGTCTACATCGGCGCTGGCGTCGCCGTCGCCGGCGCGGCGACGGCCGTCGCATTCTACGTCTTCAAGCAAGACGCACTCGACAGCGCCAAGCGCACGGCCAACCTCATCCAGAACCCACCCACTCCGCCGGCCGGCAACTCGCAAACCTGCAACGCCGCGAACCCGGGCCGCTTCGCCGCCGCGTGCAAGGCGCTTCAAGACGACATCGACCGGAGCAACACCGACAACACCATCGCGAACGTGGGCGTCGGCGTCGGGATCGCCGGTGCGGCCCTCGCCCTTGGTTGGCTCTTCTTTGGCCCCAAGAAGGACGTCGAGCCGCAGGTTGGCACGTGGCGCCTGCCGCTCGTGACGCCGATGCTCGGTGACGCGCGGGGCGTCAGCGCGCAAGCGGCGTTCTAA
- a CDS encoding leucyl aminopeptidase yields MEALRFLDPSLRAFDEARAELICFGAFEDERPFRHVAGLLDWRLAGKLSRLAKGGFLSGRGAETVLTPGRPRLPFDKLLILGLGRRAEFDVAAFADWLHRLEVAVQGLGSKRALVELPGRGVLATERRAELLQAELPGEFLDRCVFIESESDRKYFTTKLRREGRGRSAMGSSPER; encoded by the coding sequence GTGGAGGCGCTCCGGTTCCTCGACCCGTCGCTCCGCGCCTTCGATGAAGCGCGAGCCGAGCTCATCTGTTTCGGCGCCTTCGAAGACGAGCGCCCCTTTCGTCACGTCGCCGGGCTCCTCGACTGGCGCCTCGCCGGCAAGCTGAGTCGCCTGGCCAAGGGCGGCTTCTTGTCCGGGAGAGGCGCCGAGACGGTGCTGACACCGGGCCGCCCGCGCCTACCCTTCGACAAGCTGCTCATCCTCGGCCTCGGGCGACGCGCTGAGTTTGACGTCGCGGCGTTCGCCGACTGGCTCCATCGCCTCGAGGTGGCCGTTCAGGGGCTCGGCTCGAAGCGAGCGCTCGTCGAGCTGCCCGGTCGCGGCGTCCTGGCCACCGAGCGGCGCGCAGAGCTGCTCCAGGCTGAGCTGCCGGGAGAATTCCTCGATCGCTGCGTGTTCATCGAAAGCGAGTCCGACCGAAAGTATTTCACGACCAAGCTCCGACGTGAGGGTCGCGGGCGAAGCGCCATGGGCTCGTCGCCCGAGCGATGA
- a CDS encoding 6,7-dimethyl-8-ribityllumazine synthase, with protein sequence MTLRTRRTPSPSKKSAAEPLAARPEARALPRSVEGKLVVPSGARFAIVASRFNHFIVEHLVTGAIDALVRHGASESDITVVRVPGAWEIPIAAARLAESDAVDAVVAVGAVIRGSTPHFEHVAGEVSKGVAAASLSTGVPIAFGVLTTDSIEQAIERAGTKAGNKGWDAALSAIEMVSLGRALDAAGL encoded by the coding sequence ATGACCCTTCGAACCCGCCGCACGCCGTCACCGTCCAAGAAGTCCGCCGCCGAGCCGCTAGCCGCGCGGCCCGAGGCACGCGCCCTGCCGCGCAGTGTTGAAGGCAAGCTCGTGGTCCCAAGCGGCGCGCGCTTCGCCATCGTCGCGAGTCGCTTCAATCACTTCATCGTGGAGCATCTCGTGACGGGCGCCATTGACGCGCTCGTGAGGCACGGCGCGAGCGAGAGCGACATCACCGTCGTCCGCGTGCCCGGCGCGTGGGAGATCCCCATCGCCGCCGCTCGCCTCGCCGAGAGCGACGCCGTCGACGCCGTCGTGGCGGTCGGCGCTGTGATTCGCGGCTCGACGCCCCACTTCGAGCACGTCGCGGGCGAAGTCTCGAAGGGCGTCGCGGCGGCGTCCTTGTCCACAGGCGTGCCCATCGCCTTCGGCGTGCTGACCACCGACTCCATCGAGCAGGCCATCGAGCGAGCCGGCACCAAGGCGGGAAACAAGGGCTGGGACGCTGCCCTGTCCGCCATCGAAATGGTGTCGCTCGGTCGCGCGCTTGACGCGGCGGGGCTCTGA
- a CDS encoding sigma 54-dependent Fis family transcriptional regulator: MDTSETKPTVTLRAEGRTAVSYWLEVHDDGEPRLFPLPVAPVLVGTSPRAELRLDDDTVSGLHCRLEAGTHGVRVVDLASRNGIYVSGARVEAAECGPGAVVGVGRSMLVLHEVLGDVDAHALASVPPLTGVAGTSLAMRHLAREVRRLSEQSEPVLIMGETGTGKELVARALHEEGRRASRPFVAVNVAALPRELVESELFGHERGAFTGAVARRAGAFAEAEGGTLFLDEIGELPLEAQPKLLRALDGYEVRAVGGSGSGRRIPTRVVAATHQSLRERVDRGLFRRDLFHRLEVFVIELPPLRSRRGDIPLICHKLLALEECVPRRMTPGAAARLTAHDWPGNVRELRNVLVRAAHFAGDAPIATQHVEMAFRMNPSGRLALSPGVALALLREHQGNLSAAARAAHVPRTTFRRLIR; the protein is encoded by the coding sequence ATGGATACGAGCGAAACGAAGCCGACCGTGACGCTGCGAGCGGAAGGACGGACCGCCGTCAGCTATTGGCTCGAGGTGCATGACGACGGGGAGCCGCGCCTCTTCCCGTTGCCCGTCGCGCCGGTCCTGGTGGGGACGAGCCCGCGCGCCGAGCTGCGACTCGACGACGATACCGTCAGCGGCCTTCACTGCCGGCTCGAAGCCGGCACTCACGGCGTTCGGGTCGTCGACCTCGCGTCGCGCAATGGCATCTACGTCTCGGGGGCACGCGTCGAGGCGGCGGAGTGCGGACCGGGCGCCGTCGTCGGCGTCGGGCGGAGCATGCTCGTGCTGCACGAGGTCCTTGGTGACGTCGACGCGCATGCGCTCGCCTCGGTTCCGCCGCTCACTGGGGTGGCCGGGACGTCGCTAGCGATGCGGCACCTCGCCCGTGAGGTGAGGAGGCTTTCGGAACAATCGGAGCCGGTGCTCATCATGGGCGAGACGGGCACAGGGAAAGAGCTCGTGGCGCGAGCGTTGCACGAAGAGGGGCGGCGCGCGTCGCGGCCCTTCGTCGCTGTCAATGTCGCAGCGTTGCCGCGCGAGCTCGTCGAGAGCGAGCTGTTCGGACACGAGCGCGGCGCCTTCACGGGCGCCGTCGCGCGTCGCGCCGGCGCTTTTGCCGAGGCGGAAGGAGGCACGCTCTTCCTCGACGAGATCGGTGAGCTTCCCCTGGAGGCCCAACCCAAGCTGCTGCGAGCGCTCGATGGCTACGAGGTGCGGGCCGTTGGCGGGAGCGGGAGCGGACGAAGGATCCCGACGCGCGTTGTGGCGGCGACCCACCAGTCGCTCCGCGAACGCGTCGACCGCGGGCTGTTTCGGCGAGATCTGTTCCACCGGCTGGAGGTCTTTGTGATCGAGCTGCCGCCGCTGCGCTCGCGTCGCGGTGACATTCCACTCATCTGCCACAAGCTCCTCGCCCTCGAAGAGTGCGTTCCTCGGCGCATGACGCCGGGCGCCGCGGCGCGGCTCACGGCCCATGACTGGCCGGGCAACGTGCGCGAGCTCAGGAACGTCCTCGTCCGAGCCGCGCACTTCGCCGGGGACGCGCCCATCGCGACGCAGCACGTTGAAATGGCCTTTCGGATGAACCCGTCGGGGCGACTCGCGCTTAGCCCTGGCGTCGCGCTAGCCCTCTTGCGTGAACATCAGGGCAACCTCAGCGCCGCCGCGCGCGCCGCTCACGTGCCACGAACCACATTCAGGCGACTCATTCGATAG
- a CDS encoding N-acetylmuramoyl-L-alanine amidase has translation MGKQRNAKRAHPPRLVRWLAQLGALAAGLVLACGQPSVGVADGGGSAEVSAALAKARAHGLPGAPVLSRAEALALGHGLEAAARDEGTSARAFELHLAAARLMERTFRHHGREQDAKEAAEIFLLAARDRQSPDACGAALRGAHLFGEAVRDPAAAYKELYRSELRLTGKGAAVDGGRRDAAPTADPACVARLLAARAALDAFKPSALVLEAVVHGVASEGEMPPSAAAVPVAPPRVVRIDAWPGPEATRVVIELDRPVTFRVGDEGQEGGRGARTFVDLDGVTAPDRRETKLVGVVARVLAGATSTGARVAMDLDGPGYRRVFHLLEPYRVVVDVARRPPDSRGRRSVSRVLLDPGHGGVDPGAIGAAGLKEKDVTVDVARRAAKVLSADGLTVLLTRDDDRTVSLEQRAALANGAAADLFVSIHCNAAENRAKRGVETYVLDTASDVVAGRVAARENATSVAAGAEIGSILASLRLSDHAKSSVRLAELMQRAALASVRSGYPDVHDGGVHRAGFYVLVGARMPSVLFETSYISNETEEAKLGDESYRQRLAEAVANAIKAYREGR, from the coding sequence ATGGGCAAGCAGCGTAACGCCAAGCGCGCTCATCCACCAAGGCTCGTGAGGTGGCTCGCGCAGCTTGGCGCCCTCGCAGCGGGCCTCGTGCTCGCTTGCGGGCAGCCCAGCGTGGGGGTGGCCGACGGCGGCGGCTCCGCCGAGGTTTCGGCAGCGCTGGCCAAAGCCCGCGCGCATGGGCTTCCCGGGGCTCCAGTCCTGTCACGCGCGGAGGCCCTCGCCCTGGGGCACGGGCTCGAAGCCGCGGCTCGCGATGAGGGCACGTCGGCGCGGGCCTTCGAGCTTCACCTGGCGGCTGCGCGCCTGATGGAGCGGACGTTCCGCCACCATGGTCGCGAACAAGACGCGAAGGAAGCGGCCGAGATTTTTCTCCTCGCGGCCCGTGATCGGCAGAGCCCCGACGCGTGTGGGGCGGCGCTGCGCGGGGCGCACCTCTTCGGTGAAGCGGTGCGCGACCCGGCCGCCGCCTACAAGGAACTCTACCGCTCGGAGCTCCGCCTCACGGGGAAGGGGGCGGCCGTCGACGGCGGCCGTCGGGATGCGGCGCCGACGGCCGACCCAGCTTGCGTGGCGCGCCTCTTGGCCGCGCGCGCCGCCCTCGACGCGTTCAAGCCCTCGGCGCTCGTGCTCGAAGCCGTTGTCCACGGCGTGGCCAGCGAAGGCGAGATGCCGCCGTCAGCAGCGGCCGTGCCGGTCGCACCGCCTCGCGTTGTGCGCATCGACGCTTGGCCCGGGCCCGAGGCGACGCGGGTCGTCATCGAGCTCGACCGTCCGGTGACGTTCCGCGTCGGTGACGAGGGGCAGGAGGGGGGGCGGGGCGCGCGCACCTTCGTGGATCTCGACGGCGTCACCGCGCCGGATCGTCGCGAGACGAAGCTCGTCGGCGTCGTTGCTCGCGTCCTCGCGGGGGCGACCTCGACCGGCGCGCGTGTGGCCATGGACCTCGATGGGCCCGGCTATCGACGCGTCTTCCACTTGCTCGAGCCCTACCGCGTCGTCGTCGACGTGGCGCGACGTCCGCCCGACTCGCGAGGTCGCCGCTCTGTGTCGCGGGTGCTGCTCGACCCGGGCCATGGCGGCGTCGACCCGGGAGCCATCGGCGCCGCGGGCCTCAAGGAGAAGGACGTTACCGTGGACGTGGCGCGCCGCGCCGCCAAGGTGCTGTCGGCCGACGGCCTCACGGTTCTCCTGACGCGTGACGATGATCGGACCGTATCGCTCGAGCAGCGTGCCGCGCTCGCCAACGGGGCAGCCGCGGACCTCTTCGTGTCGATCCACTGCAACGCGGCGGAGAATCGCGCCAAGCGCGGTGTTGAGACCTACGTGCTCGACACGGCGAGCGACGTGGTCGCGGGACGCGTGGCGGCACGGGAGAACGCCACGAGCGTCGCCGCCGGCGCCGAAATCGGCTCAATCCTCGCGAGCCTCCGCCTGAGTGATCACGCGAAGAGCTCGGTGCGCCTCGCCGAGCTCATGCAGCGCGCGGCCCTCGCCTCGGTGCGCTCCGGGTATCCCGATGTTCACGACGGTGGCGTGCACCGCGCTGGCTTCTACGTGCTCGTTGGTGCGCGCATGCCGAGCGTCCTCTTCGAGACGAGCTACATCTCGAACGAGACCGAAGAAGCGAAGCTCGGCGACGAGAGCTACCGGCAGCGCCTCGCCGAGGCCGTGGCGAACGCCATCAAGGCCTACCGCGAGGGTCGGTGA